The DNA segment AGGAAAATTAGAGTCGAAGTCCAAAGTTCCTGTTCGGAATGCTCATGATTTAAGTTTAGCTTATTCTCCAGGTGTGGCAGAGCCATGTAAAGATATTTATGAAAAACCAGAGATGGTTTACGAATATACCATGAAAGGAAACATGGTTGCTGTTGTTTCCGATGGTACTGCAGTGTTAGGTCTTGGAAATATTGGACCTGAAGCAGCCCTGCCTGTAATGGAAGGGAAAGCAGTATTATTTAAAAGCTTTGCTGGTGTAGATGCCTTTCCAATCTGTTTAAATACAACGGATGTGGATAAGATTGTTGAAACGGTTAAGCTGCTTGAACCGACCTTTGGGGGCGTAAATCTTGAAGATATCGCTGCTCCAAATTGTTTTGTTATTGAAGAAAGACTAAAAAAAGAAGCCAATATTCCTATTTTCCATGATGATCAGCATGGTACTGCCATTGTTACTGTGGCTGGCCTCGTTAATGCACTAAAATTAGTTGGCAAGAAGATGACTGAAATTAAAGTAGTCGCAAACGGTGCTGGTGCTGCAGGGATTGCGATTATTAAATTATTATATAGCTATGGTGTAAGAGACATTATCATGTGTGATACAAAGGGAGCCATTTACGAAGGACGCCCACAGGGAATGAATGTAGTAAAAGCAGAAGTAGCAAAGTATACCAACCGGGATAGCTTATCAGGCAGCCTTGCAGATGTTATTAAAGGTGCGGATGTATTTATTGGTGTATCTGTAGCAGGCGCTTTAACCAAGGATATGGTCGCTTCCATGAACAATGATTCCATTATTTTTGCCATGGCTAATCCAGTACCAGAAATTATGCCGGATGAAGCAAAAGAAGCCGGAGCAAAAGTAGTTGGGACAGGCCGTTCTGATTTTCCGAACCAAGTAAACAATGTACTTGCTTTTCCTGGTATTTTCCGTGGAGCTCTTGATGTTCGTGCTACACATATAAATGAAAAAATGAAAGTGGCTGCTGTTGAAGCGATTGCGAACTTAATCAATGAGGACGAGCTAAATGCAGATTATGTGATTCCAGCACCTTTCGACCCAAGAGTTGCCCCTGATGTAGCAGCTGCGGTAGCGAAAGCGGCAATGGAAACAGGTGTTGCTCGCCTAAAGGTTGACCCAGAAGATGTAAAAGAAAAAACACAGAGGCTCGCTATTATCGGTAAAAGTGAGTGATCAAGTAAGTGACGAATACAAAAGTATATATAGAGATTGTAAAGCAGCTGC comes from the Neobacillus sp. PS2-9 genome and includes:
- a CDS encoding malic enzyme-like NAD(P)-binding protein, whose translation is MTLREEALHMHRINKGKLESKSKVPVRNAHDLSLAYSPGVAEPCKDIYEKPEMVYEYTMKGNMVAVVSDGTAVLGLGNIGPEAALPVMEGKAVLFKSFAGVDAFPICLNTTDVDKIVETVKLLEPTFGGVNLEDIAAPNCFVIEERLKKEANIPIFHDDQHGTAIVTVAGLVNALKLVGKKMTEIKVVANGAGAAGIAIIKLLYSYGVRDIIMCDTKGAIYEGRPQGMNVVKAEVAKYTNRDSLSGSLADVIKGADVFIGVSVAGALTKDMVASMNNDSIIFAMANPVPEIMPDEAKEAGAKVVGTGRSDFPNQVNNVLAFPGIFRGALDVRATHINEKMKVAAVEAIANLINEDELNADYVIPAPFDPRVAPDVAAAVAKAAMETGVARLKVDPEDVKEKTQRLAIIGKSE